A genome region from Ctenopharyngodon idella isolate HZGC_01 chromosome 5, HZGC01, whole genome shotgun sequence includes the following:
- the rictora gene encoding rapamycin-insensitive companion of mTOR isoform X2: protein MMNVPANMAVSIRGRPTRSVRMRGRNDSGEENVPLDLTREPSDNMREILQNIAKSHGVSNMRKLGHLNNFVKLLNSVSHCEEKLGFTHEEIIICLRVALLNEVKEVRAAGLRALRYLICDSSILQKVLQLQVDYLISRCIDIQQSNEVERTQALRLVRKMITVNAQLFPSSVTNSLIAVGNDGLQERDRMVRACIAIICELALKNPEVVAQRGGLSTILKNVIDCQLSRINEALITTILHLLNHPHTRQYIRPDVELEQILAPYTDFHYRHNPDTAEAQVKEDREARFLASKMAIVAAFRSWSGIINLCKSGNSGVQSLIGLLCIPNMDVRKALLEVMYEIFRLPVPLVTGDFEEALHSVDPSRFQDSWRLADGFVAAEAKVILPHRARSRPDLMDNYLALLLSAFINSGLLEGLVEVVTSSDGQISVRATLLLGELLHMANTILPHSHSHHLHCLPTLINMAASFDISQEKRLRASAAVNHLKRFHEKKRRGPKPYSLYLDHILYRTSPSTHKKDQHQRPHKDIYIVKDTEEALMMNLRDSQVLNHKQNLDWNWILIITILKWPNVNLRNNKDEQMHKFVRRLLYFYKPSSKLYSALELDHGKARQLTVAGCQFNQFLLDSEEDGQGYLEEFVKDIVQWLTSSSGLKPERSLHSNGLLSTLSQHYFLFLGTLSSQPNGVKMLEKCGAFQCLLNLCSMKNQDHLLKLTVSTLDYSRDGLARVILSKILTAATDNCRLYATKHLRVLLRANVEFFSNWGMELLVTQLHDHNKTVSMEALDILDEACEDKANLHALIHMKPALSHLGEKGLLLLLRFLSIPKGFSYLNERGYVNKQLEKWQKEYNLKYVDMIEEQLNEALTTYRKPVDGDNYVRRSNQRLQRPNVFLPVHLYGQLVHDKTGCLLLEAQGVIPDLSYTVRSPVLDKWEGVKQLKAALWALGNIGSSNWGLNLLQEENVIPDIIALAQHCEVLSIRGTCVYVLGVISRTRQGSDVLKALGWDSVRHSRRQQWPVVPEEVDAPLPSELSSVPSTLSLNSESTSSRHNSESESQPNLYFMDDDREGLDMYEDSSLSIHTKTSKDRSPFTILTPSHLRNRFLNSLSLPSKKGRSPTDTKGTINAGKSPEELQLMRRNRTVTEPSNFSPGHSGQSEVFYNGSRIPRSPTVSLETSFVGIKALAEPYATEGSSDSEGRGQHKRERSSRERLTCDGASVLPGGGTFKSRSQSFNTDTTTSGISSMSSSPSREPPSAVAMDTDCASLNTVVSAKTVKMQHSLSPQSNHNHILLSKSNSTSLVPPGSAHTLPRRAQSLKSPSVATIKSLVDCSYIYTSPRDALGYATLKRLQQQRIHPSLSHSEALASPAKDVLFTDTITMKTRSLDSRLTPRRFLKALSFASLDKEDLLSPINHSTLQRSSSMRSMVSSATFGCSEDYIGLALPLDINQMFQIKETSYFQKRTSPPAGEKSSKFLFGESNGFLDSCRGPLKTQVSITELLNSSRSEQHHLLGADETTGLQEHTEQNCLYCSALTTLGSHTHSHLNNTHTRTDLSDGFSQWHSQPSHNHLEVVAQSKFSGISGCSDAAVSQGSSSSTPSAEIILGGKAISEDGPACRVLLRKEVLRLVINLSSSVGTKGHETGLLTIKEKFPYAFDDICLYSEVSFLLANCMFRLASRRFIQELFQDVQFIPLYDEAEAVLTKPSQPVPMETAES from the exons GTGTATTGACATTCAGCAGAGTAATGAGGTGGAGAGAACTCAAGCCCTCAGACTGGTCAGAAAG ATGATAACAGTGAACGCACAGCTCTTTCCCAGCTCTGTGACGAACTCTCTGATCGCAGTGGGCAACGACGGGCTGCAGGAGAGAGATCGCATGGTTCGAGCCTGCATCGCCATCATTTGTGAACTTG CACTGAAGAACCCAGAGGTGGTGGCCCAGCGGGGCGGTCTGAGCACCATCCTGAAGAACGTCATCGACTGTCAGCTGAGCCGCATCAACGAGGCCCTGATCACCACCATACTGCACCTGCTCAATCACCCGCACACGCGCCAGTACATACGCCCTGATGTTGAACTGGAG caaatcCTTGCACCTTACACAGACTTTCACTACAGACACAACCCTGACACAGCAGAGGCACAAGTCAA GGAGGATAGAGAAGCTCGTTTTTTAGCCAGTAAAATGGCTATCGTGGCAGCGTTCCGTTCTTGGTCAG GTATTATAAACCTGTGTAAATCAGGGAACTCAGGGGTCCAGTCTTTGATAGGCCTGCTCTGTATACCAAACATGGATGTCAGG AAAGCCTTATTAGAAGTCATGTATGAGATCTTCAGATTGCCTGTTCCTTTAGTGACAGGAGATTTTGAGGAAGCCCTGCACAGTGTGG ACCCCAGCAGGTTTCAGGACAGCTGGAGACTAGCTGATGGGTTTGTAGCTGCAGAAGCCAAAGTCATATTGCCTCACAGAGCAAGATCCAG ACCAGACCTCATGGACAACTACCTGGCACTACTGCTGTCCGCCTTTATCAACAGTGGACTACTGGAG GGTCTGGTGGAGGTCGTGACCAGCAGTGATGGACAGATATCAGTGAGAGCCACCTTACTGCTCGGAGAACTTCTGCACATG GCCAATACGATTCTTCCTCACTCTCATAGTCATCATCTGCACTGTCTGCCCACGCTAATCAACATGGCTGCTTCCTTTGACATCTCTCAGGAGAAACGTCT GCGTGCCAGCGCAGCCGTGAACCACCTGAAGCGATTCCACGAAAAGAAACGACGTGGTCCCAAACCTTACAGTCTTTACCTGGATCACATCCTGTACAGGACGTCCCCCTCCACTCACAAGAAAGACCAGCACCAGCGTCCGCACAAGGACATCTATATTGTGAAG GACACTGAAGAGGCGCTGATGATGAACTTGAGGGACAGTCAGGTCCTCAATCACAAACAGAACCTGGACTGGAACTGGATTCTGATCATCACTATACTGAAG tGGCCAAACGTTAACCTCAGAAACAACAAGGACGAGCAGATGCACAA attTGTAAGGCGCTTACTGTATTTCTATAAGCCCAGCAGTAAGCTGTACTCGGCTCTGGAGCTGGATCACGGCAAAGCCAGACAGCTGACGGTAGCAGGCTGCCAGTTCAACCAGTTCCTCTTGGATTCAGAAGAG gaTGGCCAGGGGTATTTAGAAGAGTTTGTGAAAGATATTGTCCAATGGCTCACATCCTCTTCTGGGCTTAAACCTGAACGCAGTCTCCATAGCAATGGCCTCCTTAGCACCCTCAGTCAGCACTACTTCCTGTTTCTGGGTACTCTGTCTTCACAGCCAAACGGAGTCAAAATGCTGGAGAAATGTGGTGCATTTCAGTG TCTGCTGAACTTGTGCTCAATGAAAAACCAGGATCACCTGCTGAAACTAACGGTCTCCACTCTGGACTACAGCAGAGACGGACTCGCTCGAGTCATTCTGTCCAAGATCCTCACGGCGGCCACTGAC AACTGCCGTCTGTATGCCACCAAACACCTGCGTGTGCTGCTGCGCGCTAATGTTGAGTTCTTCAGTAACTGGGGGATGGAGTTGCTAGTCACCCAGCTGCATGACCACAACAAAACCGTCTCCATGGAGGCGCTGGACATCCTGGACGAAGCTTGTGAAGACAAG GCCAACCTGCATGCTCTGATCCACATGAAACCTGCTCTGTCTCACCTGGGAGAGAAAGGCCTTCTGCTGCTGTTGAG GTTTCTGTCCATCCCAAAGGGCTTCTCTTACCTCAACGAAAGAGGTTATGTCAACAAACAGCTAGAAAAATGGCAGAAG GAGTATAATCTGAAGTATGTGGACATGATTGAAGAGCAGTTGAATGAAGCTCTCACAACATACCGCAAACCTGTCGACGGAGACAACTACGTCCGGCGCAGCAACCAAAG GTTACAGAGGCCAAATGTCTTTCTCCCTGTGCATTTATATGGGCAGTTGGTCCATGATAAAACCGGCTGCCTGCTGCTGGAAGCTCAG GGTGTTATCCCGGATCTTAGCTACACAGTTCGATCTCCAGTGTTGGATAAATGGGAAGGTGTTAAACAGCTGAAGGCTGCGCTATGGGCTCTG GGCAACATTGGCAGCTCAAACTGGGGTTTGAACCTCCTACAGGAGGAGAATGTGATTCCAGATATTATTGCTCTGGCTCAGCACTGTGAGGTTCTGTCCATACGTGG tacgtgtgtgtatgtgctggGCGTGATCAGCCGCACGCGGCAGGGCAGCGATGTGCTGAAGGCTTTGGGATGGGACTCTGTACGGCACAGCCGCAGGCAGCAGTGGCCTGTCGTCCCTGAAGAAGTGGACGCTCCGCTGCCCAGCGAACTGTCATCTGTGCCCAGCACGCTCAGTCTCAACTCTGAGTCCACCAGCTCACGCCACAACAGCGAAAGTGAAAGTCAACCCA ATTTGTATTTCATGGATGACGACCGCGAGGGTTTGGACATGTACGAGGACTCTTCTCTCTCTATACACACAAAAACCTCAAAGGACAGAAGCCCTTTCACTATCCTCACCCCCTCACATCTCAGAAACCGCTTTCTCAACTCCTTGTCTCTTCCCAGTAAGAAGGGGCGAAGCCCCACTGACACTAAAGGCACAATCAATGCTGGAAAATCACCAGAGGAGCTCCAGCTCATGAGGCGTAACCGGACCGTAACCGAACCATCAAACTTTTCTCCAGGCCACTCGGGGCAGAGCGAGgtcttttataatggcagtCGCATACCCCGCAGCCCGACGGTTAGCCTTGAGACCTCATTTGTAGGCATAAAAGCACTAGCAGAGCCGTACGCCACAGAGGGGAGCTCGGATTCAGAGGGCAGAGGTCAACATAAGCGCGAACGGAGCAGCAGGGAGCGTTTGACCTGCGACGGCGCCTCCGTTCTGCCGGGAGGCGGCACATTTAAGAGCCGCAGTCAGAGCTTCAACACGGATACTACAACTAGTGGCATCAGCTCCATGAGCTCCTCCCCTTCCCGAGAGCCCCCCTCTGCCGTGGCCATGGATACGGACTGCGCCAGCCTCAACACGGTGGTCAGCGCCAAAACTGTGAAAATGCAACACTCGCTTAGTCCTCAGTCCAATCATAACCACATCCTGTTGTCCAAGTCCAATTCCACTTCGCTGGTTCCTCCCGGGTCAGCGCACACTTTGCCGCGCAGGGCGCAGTCGCTGAAATCTCCCTCTGTGGCCACCATCAAGAGCCTGGTGGACTGCAGCTACATCTACACAAGCCCCCGTGATGCGCTGGGATACGCCACGCTCAAACGCCTGCAGCAGCAAAGGATCCACCCGTCTCTGTCACACAGCGAAGCGCTGGCGTCTCCCGCTAAAGATGTACTGTTTACAGACACAATCACCATGAAAACACGGAGCCTCGACTCACGGCTCACCCCACGCAG GTTTTTGAAAGCTCTGAGTTTTGCGTCTCTGGATAAGGAGGACTTGCTGAGTCCGATCAATCACTCCACACTGCAGCGCTCCTCTTCCATGCGCTCTATGGTCTCTAGCGCCACCTTTGGCTGCAGTGAGGACTACATCGGCCTCGCGCTACCCCTGGACATCAACCAAATGTTTCAG attaaagAAACTTCGTATTTCCAGAAGAGAACAAGCCCTCCTGCTGGAGAAAAATCATCCAAATTTCTTTTTGGAGAATCTAATG GTTTCTTAGATTCGTGTCGTGGTCCTCTGAAGACTCAAGTGAGCATAACGGAGCTGTTAAACAGCAGCCGGTCGGAGCAGCACCACCTGCTGGGTGCTGATGAGACGACAGGCTTACAGGAGCACACAGAGCAGAACTGCCTCTACTGCAGCGCTCTCACGACCCTcggctcacacacacacagccacctgaacaacacacacactcgcacag ATCTGTCTGATGGTTTCTCTCAGTGGCACAGCCAGCCTTCCCATAATCACCTGGAGGTGGTCGCCCAGTCCAAGTTCTCAGGAATCTCGGGCTGCAGCGATGCGGCCGTCAGTCAGGGATCGTCCAGCAGCACTCCCAGCGCAGAGATCATACTGG gtGGGAAGGCGATATCTGAGGACGGTCCAGCCTGCAGAGTTCTCCTGAGGAAAGAGGTTCTGCGACTCGTCATCAACCTCAGCTCTTCAGTCGGTACCAAAGGACACGAAACCGGATTACTCAC GATAAAGGAGAAGTTTCCGTACGCTTTCGATGACATCTGCCTGTACTCTGAGGTTTCTTTCCTGCTGGCCAACTGCATGTTCCGTCTGGCTTCACGCCGCTTCATCCAAGAGCTCTTCCAGGATGTGCAGTTCATTCCG
- the rictora gene encoding rapamycin-insensitive companion of mTOR isoform X1, which yields MMNVPANMAVSIRGRPTRSVRMRGRNDSGEENVPLDLTREPSDNMREILQNIAKSHGVSNMRKLGHLNNFVKLLNSVSHCEEKLGFTHEEIIICLRVALLNEVKEVRAAGLRALRYLICDSSILQKVLQLQVDYLISRCIDIQQSNEVERTQALRLVRKMITVNAQLFPSSVTNSLIAVGNDGLQERDRMVRACIAIICELALKNPEVVAQRGGLSTILKNVIDCQLSRINEALITTILHLLNHPHTRQYIRPDVELEQILAPYTDFHYRHNPDTAEAQVKEDREARFLASKMAIVAAFRSWSGIINLCKSGNSGVQSLIGLLCIPNMDVRKALLEVMYEIFRLPVPLVTGDFEEALHSVDPSRFQDSWRLADGFVAAEAKVILPHRARSRPDLMDNYLALLLSAFINSGLLEGLVEVVTSSDGQISVRATLLLGELLHMANTILPHSHSHHLHCLPTLINMAASFDISQEKRLRASAAVNHLKRFHEKKRRGPKPYSLYLDHILYRTSPSTHKKDQHQRPHKDIYIVKDTEEALMMNLRDSQVLNHKQNLDWNWILIITILKWPNVNLRNNKDEQMHKFVRRLLYFYKPSSKLYSALELDHGKARQLTVAGCQFNQFLLDSEEDGQGYLEEFVKDIVQWLTSSSGLKPERSLHSNGLLSTLSQHYFLFLGTLSSQPNGVKMLEKCGAFQCLLNLCSMKNQDHLLKLTVSTLDYSRDGLARVILSKILTAATDNCRLYATKHLRVLLRANVEFFSNWGMELLVTQLHDHNKTVSMEALDILDEACEDKANLHALIHMKPALSHLGEKGLLLLLRFLSIPKGFSYLNERGYVNKQLEKWQKEYNLKYVDMIEEQLNEALTTYRKPVDGDNYVRRSNQRLQRPNVFLPVHLYGQLVHDKTGCLLLEAQGVIPDLSYTVRSPVLDKWEGVKQLKAALWALGNIGSSNWGLNLLQEENVIPDIIALAQHCEVLSIRGTCVYVLGVISRTRQGSDVLKALGWDSVRHSRRQQWPVVPEEVDAPLPSELSSVPSTLSLNSESTSSRHNSESESQPNLYFMDDDREGLDMYEDSSLSIHTKTSKDRSPFTILTPSHLRNRFLNSLSLPSKKGRSPTDTKGTINAGKSPEELQLMRRNRTVTEPSNFSPGHSGQSEVFYNGSRIPRSPTVSLETSFVGIKALAEPYATEGSSDSEGRGQHKRERSSRERLTCDGASVLPGGGTFKSRSQSFNTDTTTSGISSMSSSPSREPPSAVAMDTDCASLNTVVSAKTVKMQHSLSPQSNHNHILLSKSNSTSLVPPGSAHTLPRRAQSLKSPSVATIKSLVDCSYIYTSPRDALGYATLKRLQQQRIHPSLSHSEALASPAKDVLFTDTITMKTRSLDSRLTPRSACACVCSPLRFLKALSFASLDKEDLLSPINHSTLQRSSSMRSMVSSATFGCSEDYIGLALPLDINQMFQIKETSYFQKRTSPPAGEKSSKFLFGESNGFLDSCRGPLKTQVSITELLNSSRSEQHHLLGADETTGLQEHTEQNCLYCSALTTLGSHTHSHLNNTHTRTDLSDGFSQWHSQPSHNHLEVVAQSKFSGISGCSDAAVSQGSSSSTPSAEIILGGKAISEDGPACRVLLRKEVLRLVINLSSSVGTKGHETGLLTIKEKFPYAFDDICLYSEVSFLLANCMFRLASRRFIQELFQDVQFIPLYDEAEAVLTKPSQPVPMETAES from the exons GTGTATTGACATTCAGCAGAGTAATGAGGTGGAGAGAACTCAAGCCCTCAGACTGGTCAGAAAG ATGATAACAGTGAACGCACAGCTCTTTCCCAGCTCTGTGACGAACTCTCTGATCGCAGTGGGCAACGACGGGCTGCAGGAGAGAGATCGCATGGTTCGAGCCTGCATCGCCATCATTTGTGAACTTG CACTGAAGAACCCAGAGGTGGTGGCCCAGCGGGGCGGTCTGAGCACCATCCTGAAGAACGTCATCGACTGTCAGCTGAGCCGCATCAACGAGGCCCTGATCACCACCATACTGCACCTGCTCAATCACCCGCACACGCGCCAGTACATACGCCCTGATGTTGAACTGGAG caaatcCTTGCACCTTACACAGACTTTCACTACAGACACAACCCTGACACAGCAGAGGCACAAGTCAA GGAGGATAGAGAAGCTCGTTTTTTAGCCAGTAAAATGGCTATCGTGGCAGCGTTCCGTTCTTGGTCAG GTATTATAAACCTGTGTAAATCAGGGAACTCAGGGGTCCAGTCTTTGATAGGCCTGCTCTGTATACCAAACATGGATGTCAGG AAAGCCTTATTAGAAGTCATGTATGAGATCTTCAGATTGCCTGTTCCTTTAGTGACAGGAGATTTTGAGGAAGCCCTGCACAGTGTGG ACCCCAGCAGGTTTCAGGACAGCTGGAGACTAGCTGATGGGTTTGTAGCTGCAGAAGCCAAAGTCATATTGCCTCACAGAGCAAGATCCAG ACCAGACCTCATGGACAACTACCTGGCACTACTGCTGTCCGCCTTTATCAACAGTGGACTACTGGAG GGTCTGGTGGAGGTCGTGACCAGCAGTGATGGACAGATATCAGTGAGAGCCACCTTACTGCTCGGAGAACTTCTGCACATG GCCAATACGATTCTTCCTCACTCTCATAGTCATCATCTGCACTGTCTGCCCACGCTAATCAACATGGCTGCTTCCTTTGACATCTCTCAGGAGAAACGTCT GCGTGCCAGCGCAGCCGTGAACCACCTGAAGCGATTCCACGAAAAGAAACGACGTGGTCCCAAACCTTACAGTCTTTACCTGGATCACATCCTGTACAGGACGTCCCCCTCCACTCACAAGAAAGACCAGCACCAGCGTCCGCACAAGGACATCTATATTGTGAAG GACACTGAAGAGGCGCTGATGATGAACTTGAGGGACAGTCAGGTCCTCAATCACAAACAGAACCTGGACTGGAACTGGATTCTGATCATCACTATACTGAAG tGGCCAAACGTTAACCTCAGAAACAACAAGGACGAGCAGATGCACAA attTGTAAGGCGCTTACTGTATTTCTATAAGCCCAGCAGTAAGCTGTACTCGGCTCTGGAGCTGGATCACGGCAAAGCCAGACAGCTGACGGTAGCAGGCTGCCAGTTCAACCAGTTCCTCTTGGATTCAGAAGAG gaTGGCCAGGGGTATTTAGAAGAGTTTGTGAAAGATATTGTCCAATGGCTCACATCCTCTTCTGGGCTTAAACCTGAACGCAGTCTCCATAGCAATGGCCTCCTTAGCACCCTCAGTCAGCACTACTTCCTGTTTCTGGGTACTCTGTCTTCACAGCCAAACGGAGTCAAAATGCTGGAGAAATGTGGTGCATTTCAGTG TCTGCTGAACTTGTGCTCAATGAAAAACCAGGATCACCTGCTGAAACTAACGGTCTCCACTCTGGACTACAGCAGAGACGGACTCGCTCGAGTCATTCTGTCCAAGATCCTCACGGCGGCCACTGAC AACTGCCGTCTGTATGCCACCAAACACCTGCGTGTGCTGCTGCGCGCTAATGTTGAGTTCTTCAGTAACTGGGGGATGGAGTTGCTAGTCACCCAGCTGCATGACCACAACAAAACCGTCTCCATGGAGGCGCTGGACATCCTGGACGAAGCTTGTGAAGACAAG GCCAACCTGCATGCTCTGATCCACATGAAACCTGCTCTGTCTCACCTGGGAGAGAAAGGCCTTCTGCTGCTGTTGAG GTTTCTGTCCATCCCAAAGGGCTTCTCTTACCTCAACGAAAGAGGTTATGTCAACAAACAGCTAGAAAAATGGCAGAAG GAGTATAATCTGAAGTATGTGGACATGATTGAAGAGCAGTTGAATGAAGCTCTCACAACATACCGCAAACCTGTCGACGGAGACAACTACGTCCGGCGCAGCAACCAAAG GTTACAGAGGCCAAATGTCTTTCTCCCTGTGCATTTATATGGGCAGTTGGTCCATGATAAAACCGGCTGCCTGCTGCTGGAAGCTCAG GGTGTTATCCCGGATCTTAGCTACACAGTTCGATCTCCAGTGTTGGATAAATGGGAAGGTGTTAAACAGCTGAAGGCTGCGCTATGGGCTCTG GGCAACATTGGCAGCTCAAACTGGGGTTTGAACCTCCTACAGGAGGAGAATGTGATTCCAGATATTATTGCTCTGGCTCAGCACTGTGAGGTTCTGTCCATACGTGG tacgtgtgtgtatgtgctggGCGTGATCAGCCGCACGCGGCAGGGCAGCGATGTGCTGAAGGCTTTGGGATGGGACTCTGTACGGCACAGCCGCAGGCAGCAGTGGCCTGTCGTCCCTGAAGAAGTGGACGCTCCGCTGCCCAGCGAACTGTCATCTGTGCCCAGCACGCTCAGTCTCAACTCTGAGTCCACCAGCTCACGCCACAACAGCGAAAGTGAAAGTCAACCCA ATTTGTATTTCATGGATGACGACCGCGAGGGTTTGGACATGTACGAGGACTCTTCTCTCTCTATACACACAAAAACCTCAAAGGACAGAAGCCCTTTCACTATCCTCACCCCCTCACATCTCAGAAACCGCTTTCTCAACTCCTTGTCTCTTCCCAGTAAGAAGGGGCGAAGCCCCACTGACACTAAAGGCACAATCAATGCTGGAAAATCACCAGAGGAGCTCCAGCTCATGAGGCGTAACCGGACCGTAACCGAACCATCAAACTTTTCTCCAGGCCACTCGGGGCAGAGCGAGgtcttttataatggcagtCGCATACCCCGCAGCCCGACGGTTAGCCTTGAGACCTCATTTGTAGGCATAAAAGCACTAGCAGAGCCGTACGCCACAGAGGGGAGCTCGGATTCAGAGGGCAGAGGTCAACATAAGCGCGAACGGAGCAGCAGGGAGCGTTTGACCTGCGACGGCGCCTCCGTTCTGCCGGGAGGCGGCACATTTAAGAGCCGCAGTCAGAGCTTCAACACGGATACTACAACTAGTGGCATCAGCTCCATGAGCTCCTCCCCTTCCCGAGAGCCCCCCTCTGCCGTGGCCATGGATACGGACTGCGCCAGCCTCAACACGGTGGTCAGCGCCAAAACTGTGAAAATGCAACACTCGCTTAGTCCTCAGTCCAATCATAACCACATCCTGTTGTCCAAGTCCAATTCCACTTCGCTGGTTCCTCCCGGGTCAGCGCACACTTTGCCGCGCAGGGCGCAGTCGCTGAAATCTCCCTCTGTGGCCACCATCAAGAGCCTGGTGGACTGCAGCTACATCTACACAAGCCCCCGTGATGCGCTGGGATACGCCACGCTCAAACGCCTGCAGCAGCAAAGGATCCACCCGTCTCTGTCACACAGCGAAGCGCTGGCGTCTCCCGCTAAAGATGTACTGTTTACAGACACAATCACCATGAAAACACGGAGCCTCGACTCACGGCTCACCCCACGCAG TGCGTGTGCTTGTGTTTGCTCTCCTCTCAGGTTTTTGAAAGCTCTGAGTTTTGCGTCTCTGGATAAGGAGGACTTGCTGAGTCCGATCAATCACTCCACACTGCAGCGCTCCTCTTCCATGCGCTCTATGGTCTCTAGCGCCACCTTTGGCTGCAGTGAGGACTACATCGGCCTCGCGCTACCCCTGGACATCAACCAAATGTTTCAG attaaagAAACTTCGTATTTCCAGAAGAGAACAAGCCCTCCTGCTGGAGAAAAATCATCCAAATTTCTTTTTGGAGAATCTAATG GTTTCTTAGATTCGTGTCGTGGTCCTCTGAAGACTCAAGTGAGCATAACGGAGCTGTTAAACAGCAGCCGGTCGGAGCAGCACCACCTGCTGGGTGCTGATGAGACGACAGGCTTACAGGAGCACACAGAGCAGAACTGCCTCTACTGCAGCGCTCTCACGACCCTcggctcacacacacacagccacctgaacaacacacacactcgcacag ATCTGTCTGATGGTTTCTCTCAGTGGCACAGCCAGCCTTCCCATAATCACCTGGAGGTGGTCGCCCAGTCCAAGTTCTCAGGAATCTCGGGCTGCAGCGATGCGGCCGTCAGTCAGGGATCGTCCAGCAGCACTCCCAGCGCAGAGATCATACTGG gtGGGAAGGCGATATCTGAGGACGGTCCAGCCTGCAGAGTTCTCCTGAGGAAAGAGGTTCTGCGACTCGTCATCAACCTCAGCTCTTCAGTCGGTACCAAAGGACACGAAACCGGATTACTCAC GATAAAGGAGAAGTTTCCGTACGCTTTCGATGACATCTGCCTGTACTCTGAGGTTTCTTTCCTGCTGGCCAACTGCATGTTCCGTCTGGCTTCACGCCGCTTCATCCAAGAGCTCTTCCAGGATGTGCAGTTCATTCCG